The following coding sequences lie in one Myxococcales bacterium genomic window:
- the nagZ gene encoding beta-N-acetylhexosaminidase: MSDYSTAVSAGQVLIAGFEGLTVPRAIMDAIGAAKLGGLILFKRNIESPKQVHALIHACQAHAPPDFPLLVSVDQEGGRVNRLNAPVLQLPPMRQFGLWDDLDFTQRAAFALSTQLRMLGFTMNYAPVLDVNTNPANPVIGDRAFGNNVEIVVRHANAFAEGAKKGAMLTCGKHFPGHGDTLLDSHLALPRVTDSVERLKTRELVPFRRLAQKLDAIMSAHILYPAIDTENPATLSCDILQSLLRGFCGFGGCVISDDLEMKAITLNYGIPEAASRAILAGCDALLIGRNTGVLEATRSHLEMRAHSDPLFATRLKDAAGRFLDLRRSVETTANQDFLEDQLQTPAVIAVQDALEARLLSS, from the coding sequence GTGTCGGATTATAGCACAGCTGTTTCTGCCGGTCAGGTGCTAATTGCTGGATTTGAGGGCCTTACAGTACCCAGGGCGATCATGGATGCCATCGGGGCCGCGAAACTGGGGGGGCTCATTCTCTTTAAACGCAACATCGAATCCCCCAAACAAGTCCACGCCCTGATACATGCCTGCCAAGCCCATGCGCCCCCAGATTTTCCCTTACTTGTCAGTGTAGATCAGGAGGGGGGCAGGGTAAACCGACTCAACGCGCCAGTGCTACAGCTGCCCCCCATGCGACAGTTTGGGCTGTGGGATGATCTTGACTTCACACAGCGTGCGGCCTTTGCCCTATCAACTCAGTTACGCATGCTGGGGTTCACGATGAATTACGCGCCTGTGCTCGATGTGAATACCAACCCAGCCAATCCCGTCATTGGAGACCGCGCTTTTGGCAACAACGTTGAGATAGTAGTGCGCCATGCGAACGCTTTTGCAGAGGGCGCAAAAAAGGGCGCCATGCTGACGTGCGGAAAGCATTTCCCTGGCCACGGGGATACCTTGCTAGATAGTCATTTGGCGCTACCGCGCGTTACGGACTCGGTAGAGCGGCTTAAAACGAGAGAACTCGTACCATTCCGCCGCCTCGCTCAAAAGCTCGATGCCATCATGAGCGCACACATACTCTATCCCGCAATCGATACAGAGAATCCCGCCACACTTTCGTGCGATATTCTCCAATCCCTGCTGCGTGGCTTCTGTGGATTTGGGGGCTGCGTGATCAGCGATGACCTCGAAATGAAGGCCATCACACTTAATTATGGGATTCCCGAAGCCGCTTCCCGCGCAATTTTAGCCGGATGCGACGCACTTTTGATCGGACGCAATACAGGTGTTTTGGAGGCAACAAGAAGCCATCTTGAAATGCGGGCGCACAGCGACCCCCTGTTTGCCACAAGACTCAAGGACGCCGCAGGTCGCTTTCTGGATCTGCGGCGCAGCGTCGAAACAACAGCTAACCAGGATTTTCTGGAAGATCAACTTCAAACGCCGGCGGTGATTGCAGTCCAAGATGCGCTTGAAGCGCGCCTTCTATCCAGCTAA
- the ttcA gene encoding tRNA 2-thiocytidine(32) synthetase TtcA has protein sequence MTHTASADTPDLATLEQGLARAMGRCIGDFRLIEPNDRIMVCLSGGKDSYTLLHLLHRARKKSPIHFELLAVHLDQGQPGYDGRPLEDWLRAQGYDYKILREDTFSIVTDTLESGSTYCSLCSRLRRGILYNAAQALGCTKIALGHHSDDAIETLLLNLMFAGSIRAMPAKLYSDDGRNTVIRPLLYAAESQIERFADAMGFPILPCNLCGSQYNLRRQWVRRCLSDMEKEVPKLRQSMLAALGNVKGTHLLDRSLLADALAPREPRRLSVLA, from the coding sequence ATGACCCACACTGCTTCAGCCGATACCCCAGACCTCGCCACCCTTGAGCAGGGGCTTGCGCGTGCAATGGGCCGCTGCATAGGGGATTTCCGTCTCATCGAGCCGAACGATCGCATTATGGTGTGCCTGAGCGGTGGGAAAGACAGCTACACCCTGCTACACCTCCTCCATCGGGCGCGCAAAAAATCTCCCATTCATTTTGAGTTGCTAGCCGTTCATTTGGATCAGGGCCAGCCGGGTTACGACGGACGTCCCCTGGAAGATTGGCTCCGCGCACAGGGATACGACTATAAGATCTTGCGCGAGGACACGTTTTCCATCGTCACTGATACGCTTGAGTCAGGGAGCACCTATTGTTCGCTGTGCTCGCGTCTGCGCCGAGGCATACTGTACAATGCGGCGCAGGCGCTCGGATGCACCAAAATTGCGCTTGGCCATCACAGTGATGATGCGATAGAAACGCTTTTGCTTAATCTGATGTTTGCAGGTTCCATCCGCGCCATGCCGGCCAAATTATACAGCGACGATGGTAGAAACACCGTAATTCGCCCATTGCTATATGCAGCGGAATCGCAGATTGAGAGATTCGCTGACGCCATGGGCTTTCCTATCTTGCCGTGCAATCTTTGCGGCTCCCAGTATAATCTTCGCAGGCAGTGGGTCCGTCGGTGTTTGAGCGACATGGAGAAAGAAGTGCCAAAGCTTCGGCAGAGTATGTTAGCAGCATTGGGCAACGTGAAAGGTACTCATCTATTGGATCGCTCTTTGTTAGCCGATGCGCTGGCCCCGCGGGAGCCGCGACGCCTTTCGGTGTTGGCCTAA
- a CDS encoding STAS/SEC14 domain-containing protein → MLEKINDLPEDVIGLRVRGKLTKADYDDVMRPTLENARAQGKRIRLLCQLGPEFEGFTAGAALQDASLLLQYIKFLERCAIVSDLDWIGKSMKYFGGLSPTPVKVFGNAEFEQAVEWLDAPEKRATLTHELLEDKGVLVVEPHGALKSEDFDVLSKAIDPWLQSHGALTGIVVRSKEFPGWQNLAGFVQHIRFVGNHHRKIDRVAFCSDGKLAQLAPRLAEHFVKAELKQFPYDANDDAIEWAGKANG, encoded by the coding sequence ATGCTTGAAAAGATTAACGATTTGCCGGAAGACGTGATTGGCCTGCGGGTGCGGGGCAAACTCACAAAGGCTGACTACGATGATGTGATGAGGCCCACGCTTGAGAACGCCCGCGCTCAAGGCAAACGGATTCGACTGCTGTGCCAACTGGGGCCTGAGTTCGAAGGCTTTACGGCGGGCGCGGCCTTACAAGACGCCAGCTTGTTGCTTCAATACATCAAGTTTCTAGAAAGATGTGCCATCGTCAGCGACTTGGATTGGATTGGAAAGTCCATGAAGTATTTTGGTGGACTATCACCCACGCCGGTAAAAGTGTTTGGCAATGCGGAGTTTGAGCAAGCCGTCGAATGGCTGGATGCCCCAGAGAAACGCGCCACGCTCACCCATGAGCTTCTGGAAGACAAGGGCGTCTTGGTGGTGGAGCCTCATGGGGCGCTAAAATCAGAGGATTTCGATGTGCTTAGCAAAGCCATTGACCCGTGGTTACAGTCTCACGGTGCGCTGACTGGTATCGTCGTGCGCAGTAAGGAGTTTCCCGGATGGCAAAATCTAGCTGGCTTCGTGCAGCACATTCGTTTTGTTGGCAATCATCATCGCAAGATTGACCGCGTAGCGTTTTGCAGCGACGGGAAATTGGCGCAGCTCGCTCCTCGGCTTGCCGAGCATTTTGTTAAAGCGGAGCTCAAACAGTTTCCGTACGATGCGAACGACGATGCGATAGAGTGGGCGGGGAAAGCCAACGGCTAA
- a CDS encoding cysteine--tRNA ligase encodes MALQLYNTRTRRKETFIPQAPGRVGIYVCGPTVYDYCHLGHARCYIVYDTLVRHLRATGWDVTYVRNITDVDDKIIKRAHELNEPALRLTERYTAAFHEDFERLGCLNADIEPKVTEHIPQIITLIQQLISKGFAYETQGDVYFSVPAFRAYGALSGQNLDDLSLGASGRMDDSESSRKRYSADFALWKHDLGAELTWDSPFGRGRPGWHIECSAMSMHYLGATLDLHGGGLDLVFPHHENELAQSEAATNQPFVRMWMHNGFVEVSKEKMSKSLGNFFTIRDVFGYVEPEAIRYFMLGVHYRSPLGLDWETDDNNRLTGFSLLDEAERRLEYLYHTKKRILDVPLDTLTSGPATSLPNIESLKGNLERCLNDDLNTPNALAATAEFLKQVNDIADTLQAKKHSLSTEDRKNIIALFLMLEAQLGLGGDDPDAFLKRVQHRRLKKQNVAASQVQALVDERTRARQEKDFARADRLRLKLEQMHIELLDSAQTTTWRIR; translated from the coding sequence ATGGCTTTACAACTCTATAACACTCGCACGCGCCGTAAGGAAACGTTTATCCCCCAAGCACCCGGTCGCGTGGGAATTTACGTGTGCGGTCCGACTGTTTATGATTATTGCCACTTAGGGCATGCACGCTGCTATATAGTTTACGATACCCTTGTACGACACTTACGAGCTACGGGATGGGACGTAACCTATGTGCGTAACATCACCGATGTGGATGATAAAATCATCAAGCGTGCGCACGAACTCAACGAGCCTGCCCTTAGGTTAACCGAACGCTATACCGCGGCGTTCCACGAAGACTTCGAAAGGCTCGGCTGTCTCAACGCGGATATCGAGCCCAAAGTAACCGAACACATTCCACAGATCATCACGCTGATTCAGCAATTGATCAGCAAAGGCTTCGCGTACGAGACCCAGGGAGATGTGTATTTCAGTGTTCCGGCATTTAGGGCGTACGGTGCGCTTTCCGGTCAAAACTTAGACGACCTCTCCCTCGGCGCAAGCGGGCGCATGGACGACAGCGAGTCGTCCCGCAAGCGTTATTCAGCGGATTTTGCCCTGTGGAAACATGATTTAGGCGCAGAGCTCACATGGGACAGCCCCTTTGGGCGCGGACGCCCCGGTTGGCACATCGAATGCTCTGCCATGAGCATGCATTATCTCGGAGCCACGCTGGATCTCCATGGCGGCGGATTAGATTTGGTTTTCCCCCACCATGAGAACGAGTTAGCCCAAAGCGAAGCGGCCACCAATCAACCGTTCGTACGTATGTGGATGCACAACGGATTCGTGGAAGTGTCCAAGGAGAAAATGAGCAAGAGCCTTGGCAATTTTTTCACCATACGTGATGTGTTTGGCTATGTAGAGCCAGAGGCCATTCGCTACTTCATGTTAGGCGTCCATTACCGATCGCCGCTTGGTCTCGACTGGGAAACTGACGACAATAACCGACTGACCGGCTTCTCCCTCCTCGATGAGGCGGAGCGCCGCTTAGAGTATCTTTACCACACAAAAAAACGCATTCTCGATGTTCCGCTCGATACTCTCACTTCGGGACCCGCGACTTCTTTGCCCAATATTGAATCTTTGAAGGGGAACCTTGAGCGCTGCTTAAACGATGATCTCAACACGCCCAATGCGCTCGCGGCAACCGCGGAATTTCTCAAACAAGTCAATGACATAGCGGATACGCTGCAGGCAAAAAAACACTCCCTCTCGACAGAAGACCGGAAAAATATCATCGCCCTGTTCCTCATGCTTGAGGCTCAGCTTGGTCTCGGGGGAGACGATCCGGACGCGTTTTTGAAGCGGGTGCAGCACCGTCGCTTAAAAAAACAAAATGTCGCGGCAAGCCAGGTGCAAGCTCTCGTTGACGAGAGGACTCGCGCGCGGCAAGAGAAAGATTTCGCACGTGCAGATCGTTTGCGATTGAAACTCGAACAAATGCATATCGAACTCTTAGATAGCGCTCAGACCACGACGTGGCGCATTCGCTAA
- the ligA gene encoding NAD-dependent DNA ligase LigA, translating to MAPKRSERHVLGARARADALRAAITHHDVQYHVLQAPEISDAEYDTLYRELIDLEAQFPDLVVPDSPTQRVGGMASGALFSPVSHSKRLLSLDNAFDLDELQAWQERVHRILGHGTDYVCEPKIDGLSVALVYENGVFARGATRGDGMTGENITANLRTLRGLPLKLKPLPNMPKWLEIRGEAFLNISDFEAMNRELGERGEPLFANPRNTAAGLLRQKDSRVTASRPLRLYCHGLVFSIGRAFESHWDVLSFCSEAGLPVHPLASRCANLDSAVEYVRALESKRHTLAHEIDGAVIKVDPIADQEELGVTSKAPRWAIAFKYPAEEKTTKLNDIMVSVGRTGAVTPFAVLEPVYVGGATVSLATLHNEDDIKRKGVLIGDTVHVRRAGDVIPEVVAPVIGLRTGNERPFEMPTRCPSCQEPLIRAPEEAVVRCINVECPAQRLGRLVHFASRGALDITHLGERTSAQLLDLGLVHDPADIYRLTQSDLQKIAGFRDKAIANLLTAITQSKSQPLHRLIYGLGIHHVGAATARLLTDHYPSIDALMRAPEKALADIEGVGPVIAQSVHQYFSRPQTRELIDKFRAAGVTLDGPQRPRGKGPLAGKTFVLTGSLQGLSRDQAKERIEALGGKVQSGISKRTEFLIVGDNPGSKLQKAIELGIAVLDEPKLLKILEAFSEP from the coding sequence ATGGCGCCGAAACGTTCCGAACGCCACGTACTTGGGGCTCGCGCACGCGCGGATGCGCTACGTGCGGCCATCACCCATCACGATGTTCAGTATCATGTACTTCAGGCGCCAGAAATCTCCGACGCTGAATACGACACGCTATATCGCGAACTCATAGACTTAGAAGCGCAATTTCCTGATCTCGTCGTCCCGGATTCGCCCACGCAGCGGGTCGGGGGCATGGCTTCGGGCGCGCTTTTTTCCCCGGTGAGTCATTCCAAGCGGCTCCTGTCGTTGGATAACGCATTTGACCTCGACGAACTTCAAGCGTGGCAAGAGCGGGTTCATCGCATTTTGGGCCACGGCACGGACTACGTGTGCGAGCCCAAGATTGACGGACTCTCGGTAGCCCTGGTTTACGAGAATGGGGTTTTTGCACGCGGCGCCACCCGGGGCGATGGCATGACAGGGGAGAACATCACCGCCAATCTTCGCACTCTGCGCGGCCTTCCTCTCAAACTCAAGCCACTTCCCAACATGCCGAAGTGGCTCGAGATTCGAGGCGAAGCATTCTTGAATATTTCCGACTTCGAAGCCATGAATCGCGAACTCGGTGAACGCGGTGAGCCGCTGTTCGCCAATCCGCGCAACACCGCAGCTGGACTCTTGCGTCAGAAGGACTCCAGGGTAACGGCCTCTCGACCGCTGCGCCTTTACTGCCATGGCTTAGTATTCTCGATTGGGCGGGCATTTGAGTCGCACTGGGACGTCTTGAGTTTTTGTTCAGAAGCTGGGTTGCCTGTCCACCCTCTGGCATCACGATGTGCCAACCTGGACTCGGCGGTGGAGTATGTCAGGGCACTTGAATCCAAGCGCCACACGTTGGCCCACGAGATCGACGGCGCAGTCATTAAGGTCGACCCGATCGCAGATCAAGAGGAGCTTGGCGTCACTTCAAAGGCGCCCAGGTGGGCCATCGCGTTTAAGTATCCCGCCGAGGAGAAGACCACGAAGCTGAACGACATTATGGTGAGTGTCGGGCGCACAGGCGCAGTGACACCATTTGCGGTCTTGGAGCCAGTCTACGTCGGCGGCGCGACGGTTTCGTTGGCCACACTTCATAACGAGGATGACATCAAGCGCAAAGGCGTGTTGATTGGCGATACTGTGCACGTACGTCGCGCCGGAGACGTGATCCCGGAAGTGGTGGCACCTGTAATTGGACTGAGAACCGGAAACGAACGCCCCTTTGAGATGCCTACGCGCTGCCCCTCGTGTCAGGAGCCTCTGATCCGAGCCCCCGAGGAAGCTGTGGTGCGCTGCATCAACGTGGAGTGCCCCGCTCAGCGATTGGGCCGCTTGGTGCATTTCGCTTCTCGGGGCGCCCTGGACATCACCCACTTGGGTGAGCGCACGAGCGCGCAACTTCTCGACTTGGGTCTCGTCCATGACCCTGCAGACATCTATCGATTGACCCAAAGTGATCTTCAAAAAATCGCCGGCTTCAGAGATAAAGCGATCGCCAATCTTCTGACTGCTATCACGCAAAGCAAATCGCAGCCGCTTCATCGGCTCATATATGGCCTCGGCATCCATCACGTGGGAGCAGCCACCGCCCGGTTATTGACGGATCATTATCCCTCGATCGACGCCCTCATGCGGGCGCCGGAGAAGGCGCTAGCGGACATCGAAGGGGTAGGTCCGGTCATCGCTCAATCGGTGCATCAGTATTTTTCTCGTCCGCAAACTCGCGAATTGATTGATAAATTCCGAGCCGCTGGCGTCACCCTCGACGGGCCCCAGCGCCCACGGGGCAAAGGCCCACTGGCAGGCAAGACGTTTGTCTTGACCGGCAGCTTGCAGGGCTTGTCTCGCGATCAGGCCAAAGAGCGCATCGAGGCCTTAGGCGGCAAGGTGCAGTCGGGGATTTCGAAGCGCACAGAGTTCCTCATTGTCGGTGACAACCCTGGCTCTAAACTGCAGAAGGCCATTGAACTTGGCATCGCAGTGCTCGATGAACCCAAACTCCTAAAGATCTTGGAAGCGTTCAGTGAACCTTAG
- the hflX gene encoding GTPase HflX has product MEVHGNIRGLSPAHLQDLRRLYRRRVPFDQLSTPELARSLCSVSHLTGRQVGVLIDRSGLVNFVIVGDATKVMLPDIGRLRAREGRFRGLRLVHTHLRSEALSRDDLVDLTRLRLDLMVAICVSQDGQPQKVHYAHCIPVDTPAKDPFRKFGPIPYGQLACNPAELITALEAEYARAARLRPVSARDGRAIVIHVSDKAHVARAHDSLRELRELARTAGVEVADSICQIRERMDAKYVLGKGKLEDVVLRAMQLDVNVLMFDCNLSPAQASAISQVSDLKILDRTQLILDVFAQHAHSRDGKLQVESAQMRYLLPRLGRKDDSLSRLTGGIGGRGPGETKLEIGRRRAHERIVHLERQLKQISAQRMQRRFRRKRNQTPVVAIVGYTNAGKSTLLNTLTYSSEGVENKLFATLDPRSRRLRFPKEREVVITDTVGLIRNLPKELFAAFRATFEEATEADLLLHVIDISDPAHDQHIDTLERMLVELSIEGTPRIKVYNKIDRIDPEHAKLLTRTKGDFAISATDSRTLKPLLEHLQITLLHNAGLPSSV; this is encoded by the coding sequence TTGGAAGTACATGGGAATATACGAGGACTGAGCCCTGCTCATCTTCAAGATCTTAGACGCCTTTACCGTCGCCGGGTGCCGTTTGATCAGCTAAGTACGCCCGAGCTTGCCCGATCGTTATGTAGCGTCTCTCATCTCACCGGGCGCCAGGTCGGCGTCCTTATCGATCGATCCGGTCTGGTCAACTTCGTGATCGTGGGAGATGCGACAAAGGTCATGTTACCGGATATTGGTCGCTTGCGGGCAAGGGAGGGCCGGTTTCGGGGCTTACGTCTGGTGCACACGCATCTAAGAAGCGAGGCCCTCAGCCGCGACGATCTCGTGGATCTCACTCGTTTGCGATTGGATCTCATGGTCGCGATCTGCGTTTCTCAAGACGGTCAGCCTCAGAAAGTCCACTACGCTCACTGCATTCCGGTGGATACCCCCGCAAAAGATCCGTTCCGAAAATTCGGACCGATCCCCTATGGGCAACTGGCCTGTAATCCGGCCGAGTTAATCACCGCGCTCGAAGCAGAATACGCACGAGCGGCCCGGCTTAGACCCGTTAGCGCCAGAGATGGTCGAGCAATAGTTATACATGTTTCAGACAAAGCGCATGTGGCCCGTGCCCATGATTCGCTGCGCGAGCTGCGCGAGCTTGCACGCACCGCGGGCGTCGAAGTGGCCGATAGCATTTGCCAGATTCGCGAGCGGATGGATGCGAAATACGTCCTCGGCAAAGGCAAACTTGAGGACGTTGTTCTTAGGGCCATGCAACTTGACGTCAACGTGTTGATGTTTGATTGCAATCTTAGTCCAGCCCAAGCATCGGCTATTTCGCAGGTCTCTGATCTAAAAATACTTGATCGCACTCAACTGATCTTGGACGTATTTGCGCAGCATGCCCACAGTCGCGATGGCAAACTCCAAGTTGAATCCGCCCAGATGCGTTATCTTCTGCCCCGCCTAGGTCGCAAAGACGATTCTCTCTCGCGGCTCACTGGCGGCATTGGTGGACGGGGTCCGGGGGAAACCAAACTTGAAATCGGGCGTCGACGCGCCCATGAGAGAATCGTCCACTTAGAAAGACAACTAAAGCAAATATCTGCGCAACGCATGCAACGTCGCTTTAGGCGAAAACGAAATCAAACGCCCGTCGTAGCCATCGTTGGCTACACCAACGCGGGCAAAAGCACATTGCTTAACACACTTACGTATAGCTCCGAAGGTGTGGAAAACAAACTTTTCGCCACCTTAGATCCGCGCTCCCGTCGATTGCGATTCCCAAAGGAACGCGAGGTGGTGATCACAGACACAGTGGGCCTTATTCGCAATCTACCGAAGGAACTGTTCGCCGCTTTTAGAGCAACTTTCGAAGAAGCCACCGAGGCAGATCTCTTGCTTCATGTGATTGATATCTCTGATCCAGCACACGACCAGCATATCGATACACTGGAGCGGATGTTGGTTGAACTCAGCATCGAGGGCACCCCCCGGATCAAAGTCTATAACAAAATAGATCGGATCGATCCCGAGCACGCGAAGTTGCTCACTCGAACAAAAGGAGACTTCGCCATCAGTGCGACCGATTCACGTACGCTAAAACCTTTGCTTGAACATCTTCAAATTACTTTGCTCCATAATGCAGGATTACCGTCCTCGGTGTGA
- the pcnB gene encoding polynucleotide adenylyltransferase PcnB: MKNSGIASRRDSPSPADSSHVAVAPGIYPCSFETSSLDPHAVRVVERLYSQGHLAYLVGGCVRDLLLGCAPKDFDVATDASPERVRKIFRNSRLIGRRFRLAHVVFGPEKVIEVATFRRRAESEDRSEETLNEADLLIRHDNEYGDPHEDALRRDFTINGLFYDVKAQEVIDYVGGYKDIEERTLRTIGTADIRFREDPVRMLRAIKFGARLGVAIAPEVSQALAAVRQELLRAAKPRLLEEVLRLFRSGGAAKAVELMHHTGLLDVVLPEVMPYATDRARYRAFWARLNAMDRLIQEEGAVDDAVLLAVLFYDAITHAFAHSTDRVTAFETFIESSAQRFALPRRLKERLLAVCIAQRRIERGRAQSLSHRSYYRAAMDFHEIQQLAGLTLVPDRALGIR, encoded by the coding sequence GTGAAAAATTCAGGCATAGCTAGCAGGAGGGATTCGCCCAGCCCCGCGGATTCGTCCCATGTGGCCGTAGCACCGGGCATCTATCCATGTAGCTTCGAGACTTCGAGCCTCGATCCTCATGCGGTGAGGGTAGTGGAGCGGCTCTACAGCCAAGGTCATCTTGCTTATCTGGTTGGTGGGTGCGTCAGGGATCTGTTGCTCGGATGTGCGCCCAAAGATTTCGATGTTGCAACCGATGCAAGCCCGGAGAGAGTTCGTAAGATCTTCCGCAACAGTCGTCTGATTGGCAGGCGATTTCGTCTGGCACACGTGGTCTTCGGTCCCGAAAAAGTCATCGAGGTGGCCACCTTTCGCCGTCGCGCTGAATCAGAGGATCGCAGTGAGGAGACGCTGAATGAAGCTGACCTCCTCATCCGTCATGACAACGAATATGGCGATCCGCACGAGGACGCGCTCAGGCGCGACTTTACAATCAATGGGCTGTTTTACGATGTCAAGGCTCAAGAGGTTATTGATTACGTCGGCGGTTACAAAGACATAGAGGAACGCACCCTCCGTACGATAGGCACGGCGGATATTCGGTTTCGTGAAGATCCTGTTCGCATGCTCCGCGCCATCAAATTTGGTGCGCGACTGGGTGTCGCGATTGCGCCGGAAGTCTCCCAAGCGCTCGCCGCGGTGCGGCAAGAATTGCTGCGCGCTGCCAAGCCGCGCTTGTTGGAAGAAGTGCTGCGTCTTTTTCGCAGTGGTGGCGCGGCAAAGGCTGTCGAGCTCATGCATCACACGGGGCTCTTGGACGTTGTTTTGCCCGAGGTCATGCCTTATGCGACGGATCGAGCCAGGTATCGCGCGTTCTGGGCACGCCTGAACGCGATGGATCGCCTAATCCAAGAAGAGGGTGCTGTGGACGATGCGGTGCTTTTGGCCGTGTTATTTTACGATGCAATCACGCACGCCTTTGCGCATAGCACAGATCGTGTCACTGCATTTGAAACGTTCATTGAGTCAAGTGCGCAGCGTTTTGCTCTCCCGAGAAGGCTTAAGGAGCGGCTTCTCGCTGTATGCATTGCGCAACGACGCATCGAGCGCGGCCGGGCGCAAAGTCTGTCGCACAGATCATACTATCGCGCGGCAATGGATTTTCATGAGATCCAACAGTTGGCCGGGCTGACTCTGGTCCCTGACCGCGCCCTTGGCATAAGGTAG
- a CDS encoding PilZ domain-containing protein yields the protein MNGSSHFRKDGRRALTLRVHVRQGHATDASPYQAELLDLGMGGAFVCTDEAPIIGSTVVLTINAATAWEPFEINAEVRWLSTGTATRPRGFGVHFLPIGSTEAAALYDLIQAIGFSASPLDT from the coding sequence ATGAACGGTTCCTCCCATTTCCGCAAGGATGGGCGCCGTGCGTTGACGCTACGCGTTCATGTACGGCAAGGCCATGCGACGGATGCCAGTCCCTATCAAGCAGAACTTCTCGACCTGGGCATGGGCGGCGCGTTCGTGTGCACGGATGAAGCTCCGATTATCGGAAGTACCGTAGTACTGACCATCAATGCCGCCACCGCGTGGGAGCCCTTTGAGATAAACGCCGAGGTCCGGTGGCTAAGCACAGGTACAGCAACCCGGCCGCGAGGGTTTGGTGTACACTTCTTGCCGATAGGCAGTACCGAAGCGGCTGCTCTCTATGACTTAATACAGGCAATCGGATTTAGCGCATCCCCGCTCGACACCTAG